A single genomic interval of Spinacia oleracea cultivar Varoflay chromosome 6, BTI_SOV_V1, whole genome shotgun sequence harbors:
- the LOC130463277 gene encoding U4/U6 small nuclear ribonucleoprotein PRP4-like protein: MKLHTDVCLFDDLAAIDLTFINWNLWTCGGLILLYYSDLLKSLSECIRTCSYNNQVSTSECKKVLYKVLIWETSCEILVALLVGLPRYGVYVAFSPVSDNVATASADRTAKLWNTDGTLLRTFEGHLDRLARIAFHPSGKYLGTTSFDKTWRLWDIESGAELLLQEGHSRSVYAISFHPDGSLLASCGLDSLTRVWDLRTGRSILALEGHIKPVYGVDFSPNGYHLATGSEDNTCRIWDLRKKKSLYIIPAHSKLISQVKFEPREGYYLVTASYDTTVKVWSSRDFKLIRTLSGHEARVTPLDVTGGKIFSLGKL; encoded by the exons aTGAAATTGCATACTGATGTTTGCTTATTCGACGATCTAGCTGCTATAGATTTAACTTTTATTAACTGGAATCTATGGACTTGTGGGGGTTtgattcttttatattattctGACTTGCTAAAATCTCTATCAG AATGTATCCGGACGTGTTCGTACAACAATCAAGTCAGTACCTCAGAATGTAAAAAAGTTCTGTATAAAGTCCTCATATGGGAAACCAGCTGTGAGATTTTGGTAG CTCTGTTAGTGGGGTTGCCAAGATATGGAGTATATGTTGCATTTTCTCCTGTAAGTGACAATGTAGCAACTGCCTCAGCTGATCGTACTGCAAAGTTGTGGAACACAGATGGCACTTTATTGAGAACATTTGAAGGTCATTTAGACCGCCTAGCTCGTATTGCCTTCCATCCATCTGGGAAGTACTTGGGCACTACAAGTTTTGACAAAACTTGGCGTTTGTGGGATATCGAAAGTGGTGCTGAGTTGCTTCTTCAAGAAGGCCATAGCAGGAGTGTTTATGCCATATCTTTCCATCCGGATGGATCATTGTTAGCATCATGTGGACTGGATTCTCTTACACGTGTCTGGGATCTTCGAACAGGGAGAAGTATTCTTGCTTTGGAAGGCCACATCAAACCT GTTTATGGAGTTGATTTCTCTCCTAATGGCTATCATTTGGCCACTGGTTCTGAGGATAACACTTGTCGGATTTGGGACTTGAGAAAGAAAAAGTCATTGTACATAATTCCTGCCCATTCAAAGCTTATTTCACAGGTCAAATTTGAGCCTCGGGAGGGATATTATTTGGTCACTGCTTCATATGATACAACTGTTAAG GTATGGTCATCTCGAGACTTCAAGCTTATCAGGACATTGTCAGGACATGAAGCAAGAGTTACACCCTTAGATGTCACAGGAGGTAAGATCTTTTCTCTTGGTAAACTGTAG